Proteins from a single region of Neomonachus schauinslandi chromosome 10, ASM220157v2, whole genome shotgun sequence:
- the ROMO1 gene encoding reactive oxygen species modulator 1: protein MPVAVGPYGQSQPSCFDRVKMGFVMGCAVGMAAGALFGTFSCLRIGMRGRELMGGIGKTMMQSGGTFGTFMAIGMGIRC from the exons ATGCCGGTGGCCGTGGGGCCCTACGGACAGTCTCAGCCGAGCTGCTTCGACCGCGTGAAGATGGGCTTTGTGATGGGCTGCGCAGTGGGCATGGCGGCCGGGGCGCTCTTCGGCACCTTTTCCTGTCTCAG GATCGGAATGCGGGGTCGGGAGCTGATGGGCGGCATCGGGAAAACCATGATGCAGAGTGGCGGCACATTTGGCACATTCATGGCCATCGGGATGGGCATCCGATGCTGA